One genomic segment of Aliarcobacter cibarius includes these proteins:
- a CDS encoding site-specific DNA-methyltransferase, with protein MSLEKNVIEEQSINDVNYELLKKQFPNAVSIDENGKYVIDPQQLQLSLDPSLAQIKEDGYGLNWVGKKEAYHNAFTKNYKVLKPLKEISKNWDETENILIKGDNLDALKILRQNYYESIKMIYIDPPYNTKNDGFVYNDDFTTSTEQTLEELGYDKEYIDYIENIQGAKTHSGWLSFMYPRLLLAKDFLKDDGVIFISIDDNENAQLKLLCDEIYGDDNFVGEYIWNKKNVVQNDATHMSINHEYILVYAKNFNIFRFNLLERTEEQLKRYQNPDNDPRGLWTSVALQAKSGSNTYSIEFDNGVQWEPVKGTYPRLSKDSLIKAYNDNRLWFGKDGKNVPRLKKFLSEVKEGVLSSSLLLADDVGSTQLAKENLKKLMNNNLFDTPKPIGLISKFLQLATKNDLILDFFAGSGTTAHAVMDLNAQDNGNRKYICVQWAEGTPENSEAKKAGYETIFDITKARIDKAGEQLAKGDIGFRTFEIVEDQKQKIYQKSLEEVNQEDLLVMMEKPDISSNEEILYNLFVAEALPLSTKHQELIKDKLYLASNVAFILGDITSDELVEALKDKKECEYITVYSPNISNDKFTLEIESNISKLGIKSDKLRFRG; from the coding sequence ATGAGTTTAGAGAAAAACGTTATAGAAGAACAAAGTATAAATGATGTTAATTATGAATTATTAAAAAAACAATTTCCTAACGCTGTAAGCATAGATGAAAATGGTAAGTATGTAATAGACCCTCAACAGTTACAATTGAGTTTAGACCCATCACTTGCCCAAATAAAAGAAGATGGTTATGGGCTTAATTGGGTTGGGAAAAAAGAGGCTTATCATAATGCATTTACAAAAAACTATAAAGTTCTAAAACCACTTAAAGAGATTTCTAAAAATTGGGATGAAACAGAAAATATCCTTATAAAAGGGGATAATCTTGATGCTCTAAAAATACTTAGACAAAACTATTATGAATCTATCAAAATGATATATATCGACCCACCTTATAATACTAAAAATGATGGCTTTGTTTACAATGATGATTTCACAACTTCAACTGAACAAACACTTGAAGAGCTTGGATATGATAAAGAATATATAGACTATATTGAAAATATTCAAGGAGCTAAAACACATAGTGGTTGGCTTAGTTTTATGTATCCTAGACTTTTATTGGCAAAAGATTTTCTCAAAGATGATGGAGTTATTTTTATATCGATTGATGATAATGAAAATGCACAGTTAAAACTTCTATGTGATGAAATTTATGGTGATGATAATTTTGTAGGAGAATATATTTGGAATAAAAAGAATGTTGTACAAAATGATGCTACACATATGTCAATTAATCATGAGTATATTTTAGTATATGCAAAGAATTTTAATATATTTAGATTTAATTTATTAGAAAGAACAGAAGAACAACTAAAAAGGTATCAAAATCCTGATAATGATCCTAGAGGATTGTGGACAAGTGTGGCACTACAGGCTAAAAGTGGCTCAAATACATATAGTATTGAATTTGATAATGGTGTTCAATGGGAGCCTGTAAAAGGTACATACCCTAGATTATCTAAAGATAGTTTAATAAAAGCATACAATGATAACAGATTATGGTTTGGTAAAGATGGGAAAAATGTTCCTAGGTTAAAAAAGTTTTTATCTGAAGTTAAGGAAGGTGTTTTATCTTCATCTCTTTTATTAGCTGATGATGTTGGTTCAACACAACTTGCGAAAGAAAATTTAAAAAAGTTAATGAATAATAATTTATTTGATACACCTAAACCAATAGGTTTAATTTCAAAATTTTTGCAATTAGCTACAAAAAATGACCTTATTCTAGACTTTTTCGCAGGAAGTGGAACAACTGCACATGCAGTAATGGATTTAAATGCTCAAGATAATGGAAATCGTAAATATATTTGTGTTCAATGGGCAGAAGGGACACCTGAAAATAGTGAAGCTAAAAAAGCTGGGTATGAAACAATATTTGATATTACAAAAGCAAGAATAGATAAAGCAGGAGAACAGTTAGCAAAAGGTGATATAGGTTTTAGAACTTTTGAAATAGTGGAAGACCAAAAACAAAAAATTTACCAAAAATCACTAGAAGAGGTAAATCAAGAAGATTTATTAGTGATGATGGAAAAACCTGATATTTCATCAAATGAAGAGATACTTTATAATCTATTTGTAGCAGAAGCTTTACCACTTAGTACAAAACATCAAGAGCTTATTAAAGATAAACTTTATTTAGCGTCAAATGTAGCTTTTATTCTTGGTGATATAACTTCTGATGAATTGGTTGAAGCTTTAAAAGATAAAAAAGAGTGTGAATATATCACTGTGTATTCTCCAAATATTAGCAATGATAAGTTTACTCTTGAAATAGAAAGTAATATATCAAAACTTGGTATCAAGAGTGATAAACTAAGATTTAGAGGATAG
- a CDS encoding virulence RhuM family protein, producing the protein MEENLNIIIYSSEDGKTKLDVKLENETLWLNQKQLCELFGKSKSTISEHIKTIFEDEELDEKVVVRNYRTTTQHGAIEGKTQSTDVKYYNLDMIIALGFKVRSRTGVQFRKWANNILKEYVVKGFAMDDERLKNPPVANSLVPDYFEEMIERIRDIRASERRVYLRVKEIFALASDYDPSWSETTRFFQHIQNKLHFAITKLTAAEIISQRANASLPNMGITTLSTDSIKSTDITVAKNYLSEKEIEELNRIVVMWLDYAEDQAKRKQQVFLNDWENKLDAFLEFNERDVLQNFGQVSKKEADKKAKDEYKIFSAQRRAQKEEQGFIENIKALENIAKMVKEKK; encoded by the coding sequence ATGGAAGAAAATCTAAATATTATTATCTATTCAAGTGAAGATGGGAAAACAAAACTTGATGTAAAACTTGAAAATGAGACTTTGTGGTTAAACCAAAAGCAACTTTGTGAACTCTTTGGAAAATCTAAATCAACTATAAGTGAACATATTAAAACTATTTTTGAAGATGAAGAACTAGATGAAAAAGTGGTTGTTCGGAATTACCGAACAACCACTCAGCATGGTGCAATAGAGGGAAAAACTCAATCAACTGATGTGAAATATTATAATCTAGATATGATAATTGCTCTTGGATTTAAAGTACGAAGTAGAACAGGTGTACAATTTAGAAAATGGGCAAATAATATACTAAAAGAGTATGTTGTAAAAGGTTTTGCAATGGATGATGAAAGGCTTAAAAATCCTCCTGTAGCAAATTCTTTGGTTCCTGATTATTTTGAAGAGATGATAGAGCGAATTAGAGATATAAGGGCTAGTGAGAGAAGAGTATACTTGCGAGTGAAAGAGATATTTGCACTTGCTAGTGATTATGATCCTTCATGGAGTGAAACAACACGATTTTTTCAGCATATACAAAATAAACTTCATTTTGCTATTACAAAATTAACAGCAGCTGAAATTATTTCTCAAAGAGCAAATGCTAGTTTACCAAATATGGGTATTACAACTCTTTCTACAGATAGTATAAAAAGTACAGATATAACAGTGGCTAAAAATTATCTAAGTGAAAAAGAGATTGAAGAACTTAATCGTATAGTTGTAATGTGGTTGGATTATGCAGAAGATCAAGCTAAAAGAAAACAACAAGTGTTTTTAAATGATTGGGAAAATAAATTAGATGCATTTTTAGAGTTTAATGAAAGAGATGTTTTACAAAATTTTGGACAAGTTTCAAAAAAAGAAGCAGATAAAAAAGCTAAAGATGAATATAAAATATTTTCTGCACAAAGAAGAGCTCAAAAAGAAGAACAAGGGTTTATAGAAAATATAAAAGCCTTAGAGAATATTGCAAAAATGGTAAAAGAGAAAAAATAA
- a CDS encoding restriction endonuclease, producing MLKIKFDRLDYQELAVNSISDVFKNIAFKPNDNKKSNPSFDLQASKSILVNNITKVREINKVDIGDISIKDELVIDTLMETGTGKTFTFLESIYRLNRDYGLCKFIILVPSNPIRQGTIKNINITKEFFTKEYGKQISVYNYSEKTVLNYINASSQNISVLVSTYQSFNKATNSINKNKIEQTLIGRSRSYMQAIGHLRPVIIIDEPHRFEGKQTAKYLKEFNALFTLRFGATFKGDEYKNLIYTLDSVDAFSRGLVKAITVDTVGNENVDNHTIRLKEVKGANQKDYVAKIEYKDINSKTKPTELKHGENLGEKVGIEYLTSYVVEKITKSEVIFTNGISILLGESESYGVLLDEVQKAIVDTAIKNHFEREEELFKLNIKSLCLFFIDRVDKYLTEDGINGKLALLFETLYLKNLEQVLKKDNLDEDYKKYLLKTKDSVKEVHSGYFAKSKKEGDEAEAIELILNKKEELLSFDSDLRFIFSQWALQEGWDNPNVMTLCKLAPSNSKISKLQQIGRGLRLAVNQDGKRITKDDSNFDFVNELFVVIPSTEENFVTSIQKEISENSIKQVSKLFNEDIMVENHIATTSRTAVKLLDKLDEIGFISIDENDMSEIIISKEDYSTRSKELESLDIKGCDNSKLKEYFDSFFKTTNRIKAKDRSDKKEKGKIKIHKENFQKFKTLWNNLNYDAVVKYDINSDILIETAIKKINENFLISGQDIIVKRDKNIEDKDKHDSEKETISVETHSIFTLYEFVKAVSNSTKLSMQTVAKILHGIKKEKFDLIYQNENLALKKIEEQLVSSIYEVIINKISYDLKEIKTCNTSLTDKNGNLKEFIPEGSLGTETYKIKSKNIRDLSIYDEDFMEVDSGAEKIAIDESSDKRITVFGKLPKVNIPTAHGRHYNPDFGYVIEIGNGKELYFVVETKGYDKFDDISTKEKLQIKSAEAFFKKLREMGVNVEYQTKLNSPDLSQLISEILKDK from the coding sequence ATGCTAAAAATAAAATTTGACAGACTTGATTATCAAGAACTTGCAGTAAATAGTATCAGTGATGTATTCAAAAATATAGCATTTAAACCAAATGATAATAAGAAAAGTAATCCATCTTTTGATTTACAAGCTTCAAAAAGTATATTAGTAAATAATATTACAAAAGTTAGAGAAATAAATAAAGTAGATATTGGCGATATCTCTATCAAAGATGAGCTTGTTATAGATACTTTAATGGAAACAGGTACTGGAAAAACTTTTACATTTTTAGAGTCAATATATAGGCTAAATAGAGATTATGGACTTTGTAAGTTTATAATCTTAGTGCCTTCAAATCCAATTCGACAAGGTACTATTAAAAATATCAATATTACAAAAGAATTTTTTACAAAAGAGTACGGTAAACAAATATCAGTTTATAACTATAGTGAAAAAACTGTTTTAAATTATATAAATGCAAGTAGTCAAAATATCTCTGTTTTGGTATCGACTTATCAATCATTTAACAAAGCAACAAATAGTATTAATAAAAATAAAATAGAACAAACTCTTATTGGTCGTTCTCGAAGTTATATGCAAGCAATAGGACATTTAAGACCTGTAATAATTATAGATGAACCACATAGATTTGAGGGAAAACAAACAGCAAAATATCTAAAAGAGTTTAATGCACTTTTTACATTAAGGTTTGGTGCAACTTTTAAAGGTGATGAGTATAAAAATCTCATATATACACTTGATAGTGTAGATGCCTTTAGTAGGGGACTTGTAAAGGCTATAACAGTCGATACTGTGGGAAATGAAAATGTAGATAATCATACGATTAGGCTTAAAGAAGTAAAAGGGGCTAACCAAAAAGATTATGTAGCAAAAATAGAGTATAAAGATATTAATTCTAAAACAAAACCTACTGAATTAAAGCATGGTGAGAACTTAGGAGAAAAAGTAGGGATTGAATATCTAACTAGTTATGTAGTTGAAAAAATTACTAAAAGTGAAGTGATATTCACAAATGGTATTTCAATACTTCTTGGAGAGAGTGAGAGCTATGGTGTGCTTCTTGATGAAGTGCAAAAAGCTATTGTTGATACAGCTATAAAAAATCATTTTGAAAGAGAAGAAGAATTATTTAAACTGAATATCAAATCACTTTGTCTGTTTTTTATAGATAGAGTTGATAAATATTTGACTGAAGATGGGATTAATGGAAAGTTAGCACTTCTTTTTGAAACTTTATATTTAAAAAATTTAGAACAAGTTTTAAAAAAAGATAATTTAGATGAAGATTATAAAAAATATCTTTTGAAAACAAAAGATTCTGTAAAAGAAGTACACAGTGGATATTTTGCAAAATCTAAAAAAGAGGGAGATGAAGCAGAAGCTATTGAGCTAATTTTAAATAAAAAAGAAGAATTATTAAGTTTTGATAGTGATCTTAGATTTATATTTTCTCAATGGGCTTTACAAGAAGGATGGGATAATCCAAATGTAATGACACTTTGTAAATTAGCTCCTAGTAATTCTAAAATATCTAAATTGCAACAAATAGGTAGAGGATTAAGACTTGCAGTAAATCAAGATGGAAAAAGAATTACAAAAGATGATAGTAATTTTGATTTTGTAAATGAACTTTTTGTTGTTATTCCATCAACTGAAGAAAATTTTGTAACTTCAATACAAAAAGAGATAAGTGAAAACAGTATTAAGCAAGTATCGAAACTATTTAACGAAGATATTATGGTAGAAAATCATATTGCTACAACTTCAAGAACAGCAGTAAAATTACTTGATAAACTTGATGAAATAGGCTTTATTTCAATAGATGAGAATGATATGAGTGAGATAATCATATCAAAAGAAGATTATTCAACAAGATCAAAAGAATTAGAATCTTTAGATATAAAAGGTTGTGATAATAGTAAATTAAAAGAGTATTTTGATAGTTTCTTTAAAACAACAAACAGAATAAAAGCAAAAGATAGAAGTGATAAAAAAGAAAAAGGAAAAATAAAAATTCATAAAGAAAATTTCCAAAAGTTTAAAACTTTATGGAATAACTTAAATTATGATGCAGTTGTAAAATATGACATAAATAGTGATATTTTAATTGAAACAGCAATAAAAAAAATAAATGAAAATTTTTTGATAAGTGGACAAGATATTATTGTTAAAAGAGATAAAAATATTGAAGATAAAGATAAACATGATAGTGAAAAAGAAACTATCAGTGTTGAAACACATTCTATTTTTACACTATATGAGTTTGTAAAAGCAGTTTCTAATAGTACTAAATTAAGTATGCAAACAGTTGCAAAAATATTACATGGTATAAAAAAAGAAAAATTTGATTTAATATATCAAAATGAAAATTTAGCACTTAAAAAAATAGAAGAACAATTAGTAAGTTCAATTTATGAAGTTATTATAAATAAAATATCTTATGATTTAAAAGAAATAAAAACTTGTAATACATCTTTAACAGATAAGAATGGAAATTTAAAAGAGTTTATACCTGAGGGAAGTTTAGGTACAGAAACATATAAAATTAAATCTAAGAATATAAGAGATTTGTCAATCTATGATGAAGACTTTATGGAGGTTGATAGTGGAGCAGAAAAAATTGCTATTGATGAATCTAGCGACAAAAGAATTACAGTTTTTGGAAAATTACCAAAAGTAAATATTCCAACAGCACATGGAAGGCATTATAATCCTGATTTTGGTTATGTAATAGAAATAGGTAATGGAAAAGAATTATATTTTGTAGTAGAAACTAAAGGATATGATAAATTTGATGATATAAGCACAAAAGAAAAACTTCAAATCAAAAGTGCTGAAGCATTTTTCAAAAAATTGCGTGAAATGGGTGTAAATGTAGAGTATCAAACTAAGTTAAATAGTCCTGATTTGTCTCAACTTATAAGTGAAATATTAAAAGATAAATAG
- a CDS encoding reverse transcriptase domain-containing protein, with the protein MENKLYKIYSNLKSNQSTGIDGISKQKLDEIIDDEISIIKRKIENNSYDFSFYKQKLLIKSINKTREISIPTLRDKIVLKYLFNEISNSFKENLTSKSHANIIVNEVIKQRQNFNAFIKVDIVNFFPSINHEILLEKLKTKIFDENILNLITKAIKQTTVDEKTSNKERIKYNNNVGVPQGLSISGLLAEIYVNDLEVKYNNNNKLKFFRYVDDILILCNKDHLENIMINLESDFRDLKLTIHKFEENSNKSTYGNKEDLYEFLGYKFENELISVRNSSVQKMYTNISKLFTLYKNERIYSKDYFITRLNLKITGCIIENKKYGWISFFSNINDHKLLFQLDQFVRENCEKNNIEYDNIKKFSRAIYEIKNTNSNYIIYDFKKNKISEKDLIIDFYDDIEFY; encoded by the coding sequence ATGGAAAATAAGTTATATAAAATATATTCAAATCTAAAATCAAATCAAAGTACAGGAATTGACGGTATTTCAAAACAAAAACTTGATGAGATTATAGATGATGAAATATCAATAATTAAACGAAAAATAGAAAATAATAGTTATGATTTTTCATTTTATAAACAAAAACTTCTAATAAAATCTATAAATAAAACTAGAGAAATATCAATACCTACACTAAGAGATAAAATAGTTTTAAAGTATTTATTTAATGAGATATCAAATAGTTTTAAAGAAAATTTAACTTCAAAATCACATGCAAATATTATAGTAAATGAAGTAATAAAACAAAGACAAAATTTTAATGCTTTTATAAAAGTAGATATTGTAAATTTTTTCCCATCTATAAATCATGAAATATTATTAGAAAAATTAAAAACTAAAATATTTGATGAGAATATCTTAAATTTAATTACTAAAGCTATAAAACAAACAACTGTAGATGAAAAAACTTCTAATAAAGAAAGAATAAAATATAACAACAATGTTGGTGTTCCACAAGGATTGTCTATTTCAGGACTTCTTGCAGAAATTTATGTAAATGATTTAGAAGTAAAATATAATAACAATAATAAATTGAAGTTTTTTAGATATGTTGATGATATATTGATTTTATGTAATAAAGATCACTTAGAAAATATAATGATTAATTTAGAATCAGATTTTAGAGATTTAAAGCTAACAATTCATAAATTTGAAGAAAATTCAAATAAATCTACATATGGTAATAAAGAAGATTTATATGAATTTTTAGGCTATAAATTTGAAAATGAGCTAATTAGTGTTAGAAATAGCTCAGTTCAAAAAATGTACACAAATATAAGTAAATTATTTACATTGTATAAAAATGAAAGAATATATTCAAAGGATTATTTTATTACGAGATTGAATTTAAAAATAACAGGCTGTATAATTGAAAATAAGAAGTATGGTTGGATTAGTTTTTTTTCAAATATTAATGATCATAAGCTTTTATTTCAATTAGATCAATTTGTAAGAGAGAATTGTGAAAAGAATAATATAGAGTATGACAACATAAAGAAATTTTCTAGAGCAATTTATGAGATAAAAAATACAAATTCAAATTACATAATTTATGATTTTAAAAAAAATAAAATTTCTGAAAAAGATCTAATAATTGATTTCTATGATGATATAGAGTTTTATTAA
- a CDS encoding MYG1 family protein, with protein MKKLIATHNKMFHADEITAIALLEVFTDFEIEVERVEHDCKDFSKYDFVIDIGKKFDGIKYFDHHQYKGGKSSAGLIWDYIGLNEEYPKLSKLIDLVDRNDVGIEKAKPFEYSSLIKCYNTRNPSSKEQDEQFYQAVNFSKNIILSMKDMEEGMIKAKEIINNSFNFNRNPEIIELSEFTPYWTSYINGITMPFVKAVVWEDEDDRTWKVKVPSKTVGSFELNGNPLKQDNNMEFVHSSGHFAIAKDELTMIKYLSKNI; from the coding sequence ATGAAAAAATTAATAGCAACACATAATAAAATGTTTCATGCAGATGAAATAACAGCCATTGCACTTTTAGAAGTTTTCACTGATTTTGAAATAGAAGTGGAAAGAGTAGAGCATGATTGTAAAGATTTTTCTAAATATGATTTTGTTATAGATATTGGTAAAAAATTTGATGGAATAAAATATTTTGATCATCATCAATATAAAGGTGGAAAGAGTTCAGCTGGATTAATTTGGGATTATATAGGATTGAATGAAGAATATCCAAAATTATCTAAACTTATTGATTTAGTAGATAGAAATGATGTTGGTATTGAAAAAGCAAAACCATTTGAATATTCATCTTTAATTAAATGCTACAATACAAGAAATCCAAGCTCAAAAGAACAAGATGAACAATTTTATCAAGCAGTAAATTTTTCAAAAAATATAATATTATCAATGAAAGATATGGAAGAGGGTATGATAAAAGCAAAAGAGATTATAAATAATTCTTTTAATTTTAATCGTAATCCAGAAATTATTGAATTAAGTGAATTTACACCTTATTGGACAAGTTATATAAATGGAATAACTATGCCATTTGTTAAAGCTGTTGTATGGGAAGATGAAGATGATAGAACTTGGAAAGTAAAAGTACCTTCAAAAACTGTTGGTTCTTTTGAATTAAATGGAAATCCATTAAAACAAGATAATAATATGGAATTTGTTCATTCAAGTGGACATTTTGCAATTGCAAAAGATGAATTAACTATGATTAAATATCTATCAAAAAATATTTAA